The stretch of DNA TTGCATTTCAGGACATGGCAAGCCTCGTGCCCGCGACCGATCTCGGCACGCACCGCTGGACGGCCTATGTTGCCAAGGCCCCAGTTGGCTCGCTGCATCAGGCGGAAATTCCCTTTGTCGATGCAACGACTGTGACCGGGAGCGTTTCTACAAGCGGTATTGAAGTGCCGGGTATCGGCCGTGTCGCGCTTTCCGGCGCGCGTAAGACTGCAAAGCTCGGCCCTGATGATCCAGATCCGGATGAAAACCGCATCAACCGTGCAGACAAAACCAGCCGCATCGTCTCAGTCCAGCAAAAGGCCCCGGCCAAGGCTTTCACGGCTGGTAGCATGTTCGACAAGATCAGCATGATTACCCATCCGCGCGAAAAGACGGATGCACGTATGGCCTTCACCAAAAAGCTGGAAGGCAAAGAGATCGATATCTCTATGGTTTTCCACGCCGTCAAGCCGGCCAAGCCCAAGCACGATATGCCGGTGCAGCTGGCAAAACTCGTCACTAACGAGCGACCGGATGCGCTAGCACTCGGTTATGCGCCGTCTAGTCCCGATTATGGAAAGACCTCCCCTTTCGAAATCATATTGAAGCCGGGGCCGGATGAGGGGCGGTTCATCCCTCCGATCAGCCAGCAGGACCACGGCTGGGCGGCAACTCCGTTGCCGCCTTTAGCGTTTAGCAAGAGCGAACAAAAATGCCTTGCCGAAGCTATCTATTATGAAGCTAGGGGCGAAAGTGTGAAGGGGCAGGTGGCTGTGGCGCAGGTTGTGTTGAACCGCGTGCGCAATCCGGCCTATCCTGGCACCATCTGCGGCGTTGTCTACCAGAATCGCGACTGGCTCAATGCCTGCCAGTTTTCTTTTGCCTGTGACGGCCAGCGGCACCGGACCAGCGAGATACCGCAATGGCGGATGGCGCAGCAGGTGGCAAAGACCGTCTCGTCCGGCCAGATATGGTTGCCGGAAGTCGGCTCTGCCACGCATTATCATGCGACGTATGTAAAACCTTTCTGGGCGCCGACCATGAAGAAACTGACAAAAATCGGACTGCATGTGTTCTATCGCACCTATGGCGGCGGTTGGAGCTAGTGGATTCTTCGAATTTGATATTTGAAAGGGTGATCGTGGTATGTGCGATTCAAATGTCAAATTCGAAGAATCCACAAGTGCGCATTGCAAAAGGCGTGAAGCGTTTGTGAGATAAGTAGCGCTCCTGATCGTGCTTGCGACGCAAAATCGCGGAGGATTCGCCGTCACTTTGTGCTGTGAAAGCGCACATTGTGACACTTTATTATCTATCTCTTTGTTTTTGCACTTTAAAAAACCTTCTGGAGCGTATAACAGACTGCCTTGACTAGCGCGCAACGTGTCAATATGTTGCGCGCAACTTGGAAATGGGGGCATGCGCTCGCATTCTTGCGAAAAGGAGTTGCCAATGGCGCGCGGGACAGACCCCGAAAAGCCATCCGGTACGGTCAAGAATGTTGGTGAAACCTCCGGTTCCGGGGAGCTGGATCATCGTTTGAACCGACTTGAGGCCGAACTGGTCAAAAAAGGCGCGCTCAAGCCTCCGGCTTCCGAGGACGGGCGGTCTGAAACTGCCAGTTCGGTTGCGCA from Brucella sp. BE17 encodes:
- a CDS encoding cell wall hydrolase; the protein is MRLVSLRALFGQRKAVAEPVWHYPVTGYCPEEGRYYGVRAKPRPQVRTPRRVAPLFLAGLAFLFNSNAIAFQDMASLVPATDLGTHRWTAYVAKAPVGSLHQAEIPFVDATTVTGSVSTSGIEVPGIGRVALSGARKTAKLGPDDPDPDENRINRADKTSRIVSVQQKAPAKAFTAGSMFDKISMITHPREKTDARMAFTKKLEGKEIDISMVFHAVKPAKPKHDMPVQLAKLVTNERPDALALGYAPSSPDYGKTSPFEIILKPGPDEGRFIPPISQQDHGWAATPLPPLAFSKSEQKCLAEAIYYEARGESVKGQVAVAQVVLNRVRNPAYPGTICGVVYQNRDWLNACQFSFACDGQRHRTSEIPQWRMAQQVAKTVSSGQIWLPEVGSATHYHATYVKPFWAPTMKKLTKIGLHVFYRTYGGGWS